The following DNA comes from Fibrobacter sp. UWB4.
TTCTTCGCGCGGTTGTAATCACAGCGGCCATCGTTCACACCATGAACGTTCATCCAGGCAATCGGCAAGTTCTTCATGTTGTTGCCTTCGGGGAGCCAGATGTTATAATCGGCCACGGCGTAGGTGGCAGCGGCACGTACGCGGGTCTGCATGTCCTGCATCAAGGAATAGCTGAACATGGCGCCATAGCTGAAGCCCGTAATGAACACGCGGCTCGTGTCAATGCAATAGTTTTCGTTCAGAGTCGTGAGCGTCTGGGCGAAGAAATCGTGGTCGCTCTGACCCTTGTTCCATAGGCCACCGATTGCATCGAGTGAAACAAAGATGTAGTCGCCGTTCTTGTCGAGCACTTGCTGGCCGTAATACGGCGTGGGGTGGTCATAATCGGCGCTGTGGTGCACAAAGTCTTCGCCGGTGCTACCGTAGCAGTGCAATGCAAACAGAACCTTGTGCGGTTTTGTGTTGTCGTAGTTCTTGGGCAAGGTGATAAAGTATTTGCGGCTGTCGCTGCCTACCTGGATCTGGAACTGGTCGCCATTTTCGACGCTCTTGACCTTTTGCAACTTGGAGTTGCTGCCGCAGCCCTTACTCGGGGTGGGCTTGTTGCCGAGGGCATAGCCGAATTTGAACGTCGGTTCAGGAGGGATGGTCTTTGCGAGTTTCACATCGAGTGTCGTGTCGAGCGTTCCCAGTGGCACGGTGAGCGTGTCAAAGCCATCGAGTGTAAAGCGGAGCGCTTCGCCTTGGGCGGCGTCTTTCATGAGAGCGCCGTTGCTTGCCTGGGCGCCCAGCGTCTGGCTGTAGTTGCCATCGGTTGTGAACTTGATGTTTTGCTTGGCGTTACCGACGGAGACCTGTGCAAAGTACGTGCCGCGGGCTTCGAGACCTTTGCTCAAGTCATAAGTGCCAGAACCCTGCAAAGTCTTCTTGAAGACCTGGTTGCCGAGCGAATTGTAAATCTTTACCTGGACAGGCGATGTGCTGCTCTGGGAGTAAGAGAGTATGCCGTTGTTGATACTGATGTACCCGACGGAATTTCTGAAGGCCGTTTTAATGCCCACGTCTTCGTCTTCGTGGATGGTGAATTTGCCCTTGTCGTCGGTTGTGGCGGTCTTGCCTTCTTTGAGTAAGTTGACCGAGACCCCTTTTAGGGCCTTGCCTTCATCGTCGGAAACTGTTCCTGTGATTGTGTATGCCGACGCGATTCCGCAGAACGCCAAAAGGCTTGCTACCGTGAAAAGCTTAGGTGATTTGAAACTCATGTTGACTCCTTTTACCAAAAACTCCTAATGTGCACACCTCCATATAAATGAATCTAATTTCGAATGCAATTAAAATTACATGGCGAGACTTTGTGCCTGTTGACGAATTGTCTATAAAAAGATATTTACAGTAAAGAGATGAATATGCCGCTATTCTGAGTTAATTTTGATTGGGATTGTCGTCATTCTCATTGAAACGAAGAATCCAGTGAGGTCTAGAAAGTTACGACAAGAAATTACTGGATCCTTCAGGCTTTTACCCCTCAGGATAACGGGCGTGAGTGGCGTTAGGATGATGGTACAAAAAAAGCGGTCCCTGGGGAGGAACCGCTTTTGGTAGAGAGCTGATTTATGAAACTTTATTAGAACTGTTCGAAGAACTTGTGAACTTCTTCGGGGACCCAGGTTTCCTGCCAGCCGGCACCGACACTCATGCTGCCGTTGTCGTGTGCGGTCCACTGGTGTCCACCCGGCCAGCTGCACCACTTGACCGGGAAGCGTTCGTCGACGGTCGTGAAGTCGTAGCAGACGTGTCCGGTATTGCCGTTGTTTTCCTTGGGCTTTTCGGCACTTGCATCGGTGAACTTTCCGTTGGCGTCGGCCTTGCCGTTACGCTTGAGGATTCGCGGAAGGGCGCTGTTCTTGGCGCGGTCGTAGTTGCACATACCGTCGTTCTTGCCGTGTACGGCCATCCAGGCGATCGGCAGATCCTTTGCATCATAGCGGCCTGGATTTGCAGATGCTGCGGGCAGCCAAATGTTATAGTCGGCAGTGGCGTAGACGGCTACAGCGCGGAGTCTTTCCTGCATGTCCTGGGCGAGAGAGTTCGTGAACATGGCGCCAAAGCTGAAGCCTGTTGCAAACACGCGGGTCGTGTCGATGCAGTAGTTGTCGAACATCGTCGTGATCATTTCGTCAACGAACTGGTGGTCTTCCTTGCCGTTCCATGTACCGTTGTCGTTACCCTGCGGAGCAATGAAGATGTAGTTGCCCTCGGTATCCAGTTTCTGCTGGCCATAGTACGGAGTCGGATGGTCATAGTCCGGACTGTGGTGTACGAAGTCTTCGGCTTTAGAACCCATGCAGTGGTTTGCGATGAGGAGCTTGTGGGCCTTGGTATTGTCGTAGTTCTTCGGCAAGGTGATGAAGAATGTGCGGTTCTTGCCGCCGACATTGATTTGGAATTGCTCGCCATTTTCGACTTTTTTGCTGGACTTCAAGGTAGAAGTTGTGCCGCAACCTTTACTCTTGCGAGGATCATTTTTCAAGGCGTAGCCAAAGGAGAACGTCGGTTCAGGAGGGATGGTCTTTGCGAGTTTTACATCGAGTGTCGTGTCAAGCGTATTGAGGGCGATGGAGAGTGTGTCGTAGCCATCGAGGACAAAACGGATGGCTTCGCCTTCGGCGGCGTCCTTCATGAGTGCGCTGTTGCTTGCCTGGGCGCCGAGCGTCTGGCTGTAGTTGCCATCGGTTGTGAACTTGATGTTTTGCTTGGCGTTACCGACGGAGACCTGTGCAAAGTACGTGCCGCGGGCTTCGAGACCTTTGCTCAAGTCGTAAGTGCCGGATCCATGCAAGGTCTTCTTGAAAACCTGGTTGCCGAGCGAGTTGTAAATCTTTACCTGGACAGGCGATGTGCTGCTCTGGGAGTAGGAGAGTATGCCGTTGTTGATGCTGATGTAGCCAACAGAGTTCTTGTATGCCGGGTGGATGCCTATGTTTTCGTCTTCATGGATGGTGAATTTGCCCTTGTCATCGGTCTTTGCAGTCTTGCCTTCCTTGAGCAAGCTTACATCAACGTCCTTGAGGGCCTTGCCCTGATCGTCAGAAACGGTTCCTGTAATTGTGTATGCCGACGCGATTCCGCAGAACGCCAAAAGACTTGCTGCCGTGAAAAGCTTAGGTGATTTGAATTTCATGTTTACTCCTTTTACCAAAACTCCTAATTGAACACACCTCTATATATGCGAATCTATTTTCGAATGGGGTTGAAATTACACGGCGAGATTTTATGTCTGTTGATGAATTGTCTATAAAAAGATATTTACAGTAAAGAGATGAACGTGCCTCTATTCTGAGGTCATTTTGATTGGGGATTGTCGTCATTCTGAGTGAAACGAAGAATCCTGTGAAGTCTAGAAAGTTACGACAAAAAATTACTGGATCCTTCGGGCTTTTACCCCTCAGGATGACGGGCGTGAGTGGCGTTAGGATGACGGTACAAAAAAAACGGTCCCTGGGGGAGGAACCGCTTTTTGGTAGAGAGCTGATTTATGAAACTTGATTAGAACTGTTCGAAGAACTTGTGAACTTCCTGAGGTACCCAGGTGTTCTGCCAGTTGCCGTTGTCGTAGGCGGTCCACTGGTGCTGACCGTTCCAGCTGCAGAATTTGACCGGGAAGCGTTCGTCGACGGTAGTGAAATCATAGCAGAGGTGTCCGCTGCCACCGACTTCCTTCGGCTTTTCTGCGCTGGCGTCGGTGAAGTTGCCATCTGCATCGGCCTTGCCGTTGTTCTTGAGGATGCGCTTCAGTGCACTGTCACGTGCGCGGTTGTACTGGCAGGTGCCGTCATTCTTGCCGTGCACTGCCATCCAGGCGATGGGCAAGCCCTTGTTCTGCGGCAAGTAGATGTTGTAGTCGGCGGTTGCATAGACAGCGACTGCGCGCAGGCGGTCTTGCATATCCTGGGCCATGGAGTTCGTGACCATGGCGCCGAAGCTGAAGCCCGTCATGAACACGCGGCTGGTGTCAATGCAGTAGTTTTCTTCGAGAGTCGTAAGCAACTGGTTGATGAACTTGTGGTCCTTGTCGCTAGATACGCTCCACGGCATACCGTCGGTATCGCCACGCGGAGAAACGAAGATATAGTTGCCTTCGGTGTCGAGTTTCTGCTGGCCGTAGTACGGACTCGGATGGTCCTGGTCCGCATTGTGGTGGACGAAGTCTTCGGCGTTAGAGCCCATGCAGTGCATGGCGAAGAGCAACTTGTAAGGTTTCTTGTTGTCGTAGTTCTTCGGTAGCGTGATGAAGTATTCGCGGTTGTCGCTACCGACTCTCATTTCGAAGCGGTCGCCGTTTTCGACGCTCTTGGTCTTCTGCAGCTTTGACGTCGTGCCGCAGCCCTTACTCGGGGTCGGCTTGTTGCCGAGGGCATAGCCGAATTTGAATGTCGGTTCGGGAGGAACCGTCTTCGTAAGCTTCACGTTGAGGATCGTGTCAAGCGTATTGAGGGCGATGGAGAGCGTGTCGTAGCCATCGAGGACAAAGCGGATGGCTTCGCCTTCTGCGGCGTCTTTCATGAGTGCGCTGTTGCTTGCCTGGGCGCCGAGCGTCTGGCTGTAGCTGCCATCGGTTGTGAACTTGATGTTTTGCTTGGCGTTACCGACGGAGACCTGTGCAAAGTACGTGCCGCGGGCTTCGAGACCTTTGCTCAAGTCGTAAGTGCCGGATCCATGCAAGGTCTTCTTGAAAACCTGGTTGCCGAGCGAGTTGTAAATCTTTACCTGGACAGGCGATGTGCTGCTCTGGGAGTAGGAGAGGATACCGTTGTTGATGCTGATGTAGCCGACGGAGTTCTTGTATGCCGGGTGGATGCCCACGTTTTCGTCTTCGTGGATGGTGAACTTACCTTCGTCATCGGTCTTTGCGGTCTTGCCTTCCTTGAGCAAGCTTACATCGACGTCCTTGATTGCCTTGCCCTGGTCGTCGGAGACTTTTCCGCTAATCGTGTAGGCGAATGATGTGGAACATAATGCCGCAACGCATGCTGCGGTAACAAACGAAAGACGTTTTGCTTTCATCGAACACTCCTTTTTAAAATCCAAAAAATTCTCTTTGGACTCCCATACCCAAGGTAAATTTACTCTTTCGAGTGAAAGACTTTACGAATGTAAATATATTGTTATGGACAATTTGTCAATGACTTGTGGTGAAATTTTGCTTTTGTGAGAAAATTGTAAACTTATACTCGGCTCAAGTATGGATCCTCCTAACGGAGGATGACCATTGACTAATAGCTAGTAACTTTGCAAATCCTTTGCTATTATTAGCGCATGAACCACATTGCAATTTTTATCGACGCAGAAAACCTGACCAACTGGGTCAAGAATAACGGTGTACAGTCGCTCATGGACGAGCTTTTGCCGCTGG
Coding sequences within:
- a CDS encoding T9SS type A sorting domain-containing protein — protein: MSFKSPKLFTVASLLAFCGIASAYTITGTVSDDEGKALKGVSVNLLKEGKTATTDDKGKFTIHEDEDVGIKTAFRNSVGYISINNGILSYSQSSTSPVQVKIYNSLGNQVFKKTLQGSGTYDLSKGLEARGTYFAQVSVGNAKQNIKFTTDGNYSQTLGAQASNGALMKDAAQGEALRFTLDGFDTLTVPLGTLDTTLDVKLAKTIPPEPTFKFGYALGNKPTPSKGCGSNSKLQKVKSVENGDQFQIQVGSDSRKYFITLPKNYDNTKPHKVLFALHCYGSTGEDFVHHSADYDHPTPYYGQQVLDKNGDYIFVSLDAIGGLWNKGQSDHDFFAQTLTTLNENYCIDTSRVFITGFSYGAMFSYSLMQDMQTRVRAAATYAVADYNIWLPEGNNMKNLPIAWMNVHGVNDGRCDYNRAKNSALPRILKRNGKADANGDFTDASAEKPKEVSGKTGHVCYDFTTVDERFPVKWCCWPGDHQWTAHDTGNMGVGWNWEQTWVPEEVHKFFEQF
- a CDS encoding T9SS type A sorting domain-containing protein encodes the protein MKFKSPKLFTAASLLAFCGIASAYTITGTVSDDQGKALKDVDVSLLKEGKTAKTDDKGKFTIHEDENIGIHPAYKNSVGYISINNGILSYSQSSTSPVQVKIYNSLGNQVFKKTLHGSGTYDLSKGLEARGTYFAQVSVGNAKQNIKFTTDGNYSQTLGAQASNSALMKDAAEGEAIRFVLDGYDTLSIALNTLDTTLDVKLAKTIPPEPTFSFGYALKNDPRKSKGCGTTSTLKSSKKVENGEQFQINVGGKNRTFFITLPKNYDNTKAHKLLIANHCMGSKAEDFVHHSPDYDHPTPYYGQQKLDTEGNYIFIAPQGNDNGTWNGKEDHQFVDEMITTMFDNYCIDTTRVFATGFSFGAMFTNSLAQDMQERLRAVAVYATADYNIWLPAASANPGRYDAKDLPIAWMAVHGKNDGMCNYDRAKNSALPRILKRNGKADANGKFTDASAEKPKENNGNTGHVCYDFTTVDERFPVKWCSWPGGHQWTAHDNGSMSVGAGWQETWVPEEVHKFFEQF
- a CDS encoding T9SS type A sorting domain-containing protein — encoded protein: MKAKRLSFVTAACVAALCSTSFAYTISGKVSDDQGKAIKDVDVSLLKEGKTAKTDDEGKFTIHEDENVGIHPAYKNSVGYISINNGILSYSQSSTSPVQVKIYNSLGNQVFKKTLHGSGTYDLSKGLEARGTYFAQVSVGNAKQNIKFTTDGSYSQTLGAQASNSALMKDAAEGEAIRFVLDGYDTLSIALNTLDTILNVKLTKTVPPEPTFKFGYALGNKPTPSKGCGTTSKLQKTKSVENGDRFEMRVGSDNREYFITLPKNYDNKKPYKLLFAMHCMGSNAEDFVHHNADQDHPSPYYGQQKLDTEGNYIFVSPRGDTDGMPWSVSSDKDHKFINQLLTTLEENYCIDTSRVFMTGFSFGAMVTNSMAQDMQDRLRAVAVYATADYNIYLPQNKGLPIAWMAVHGKNDGTCQYNRARDSALKRILKNNGKADADGNFTDASAEKPKEVGGSGHLCYDFTTVDERFPVKFCSWNGQHQWTAYDNGNWQNTWVPQEVHKFFEQF